Part of the Streptomyces sp. NBC_01353 genome, AGACGTCCAGCCCGACCTCCTCCGCCTTGCGGGCGATGGCGACCATCGCCTTGATCCGCTCGTACTCGCCCGGCGTGGTGCCGTCGGTGGGATCGGTGGTCCTGTCCCCGACGGTGAAGATTCCGAACTGCATGACACAACACTCCAAGCCGCCCCAGGAAAGTCTGTCCTCTCCATAGTGCACGACCCCGAGCAGAAACGGAAACTTATCCGGAAAGCCTCTCGGCATGGTGACGGAGTCGGTCGTGGCCACTGGACGAGCCGTCCGGGGACGCCCACGCTCACAGCCATGACTCCCGTACGAGACGCGCAACCGCCCGTCGTCACCGCCTGGTCGGACATCGGCTGCCCCTGGGCCTCGCTCGCCCTGCACACCCTGCGGGCCACGGCCGCCGAGCGCGGCCGGGAGGTCCTGATCGACCACCGCGCCTTCCCGCTGGAGCTGTTCAACCGCCAGCCCACGCCCAAGCACATCGTCGACGCCGAGGTCGTCATGCTCGGTGCCCACCGTCCCGAGCTGGGCTGGCGCCTGTGGGACGCGCCCGCGTGGGAGTACCCGTCGAGCGTCCTGCCCGCCCTCGAAGCCGTCCAGGCGGCGAAGGCGCCCGAGGTCGGCGGGCTGCGCGGCTCCGACCAGCTCGACGCCGGGCTGCGGAAGGCCTTCTACGCCGAGCACCGCTGCATAGCGATCCACTCCGTGATCCTCGACATCGCCGAGACCTGCCCCGACGTCGACGCCCGGGCCCTGGAGGCCGCCCTCGCCCGCGGCGCGGGCCGTCGCGAGGTGTACGAGCAGTGGCACGAGGCGCAGGGCCCCCAGATCCAGGGCAGCCCGCACTTCTTCGCGGACGGCGGTTACGCGGCGCACAACCCGGGCGCCACGTACGTCTTCACCGGCGACCTGTACAACGGCGGATTCCCGCGCCTCGACCACTACGACGCGGGCTGGGCGGGGGCACTCCTGGACTCCCTGGCGGCGGAGCGGGTGTCCGACGGCTCGGGGCCGGAGACCGCCTAACCTGACCGCATGGATGTGCGCGGGCAGCTTCCGGTCGTCGCGGCCGTGGCGGCCGGCGGCGCCCTCGGCGCCGCCGCCCGCCACGGCGCGTCGCTCGTCTGGCCCACCCCGGCCGGCGCGTTCCCCTGGACCACGTTCGTCGTGAACATGTCCGGCTGCGCGGCGATCGGCGTCCTGATGGTGCTGGTCACCGAGGTCGCAGCCCCGCCCCACCGGCTCGTACGCCCCTTCCTCGGTACGGGCGTCCTCGGCGGCTTCACCACCTTCTCCACGTACACCCTCGACACACAGCGGCTGCTGAGCGCGGGGGACACGGCCCGCGGCGTGGCATACATGGGAGCGACGGTGGTGGCCGCGATGGCCGCCGTGTGGGCCGCGACCTTCGCGACCCGTGGCGCTCTGGCGAGGAGGACACGATGACGAGACTGGCGGGCAGGGCCCTGCGCGTGACGATCCTCCTCGGCGAGAGCGATACCTGGCACCACCGGCCGCTGTACGCGGAGATCGTGCACCGCGCGCACGAGGCGGGCCTCGCAGGCGCCTCCGTCTTCCGGGGCGTCGAGGGCTTCGGTGCGTCCTCGCTCGTCCACACCTCGCGGCTGCTCTCGCTGAGCGAGGACCTGCCCGTCGCCATCGTGATCGTGGACACCGAGGACCGGGTCCGGGACTTCCTGCCCCAGCTCGACGCGCTGGTGACGGAGGGGCTGGTGATCCTCGACGACTGCGAGGTGATCCGGTACGTGGGCCGGGAGCGGCGGGAGTGAAACGCGGTCTCGTGCTCACCGACCGCCGCACACACGTGAACCGGCTGCTCGTAGCGGCGGGCGAGCCCACGTGAACTGGCTTCTGGTCCTCGCGGGCGCCGCGGTCGGCGCGCCCCTGCGCTACCTCACCGACCGTGCCGTCCAGTCGCGCCACGACTCCGTCTTCCCCTGGGGCACCTTCACGGTCAACATCGTCGGATCGTTCGTCCTCGGCCTGCTGACCGGAGTCTCCTCCGTCCAGACACACCTGCTGCTCGGAGCCGGCCTGTGCGGGGCGCTGACGACGTACTCCACCTTCTCCTACGAGACGTTGAGGCTGTACGAGGGCGGGGCGAAGGGGTACGCGGCGGCGAACGTGGCCGGGAGTCTGGCCGCCGGACTCGGGGCCGTATGGCTGGGAGTGGAGGCCGCACGGGCCTGGTGAGACGTTCGACTCCGGTGGCAAGGTGCTCCCACGGCGATCTTCCGAAGGGCGGTACCTGCGCATGAGCTGGGCGGACTTCCAGTACGAGATCTACCTCAACGGGCTGACCGGAGCCGTACCCCGGCTCCCCACCGATCTGACCCGGCTGGAGGAACTGACCGCCCAGCGGCTCGGCCCGGGGCCCGTCGGTTACGTCGCCGGCAGCGCGGGCGACGGTTCCACCGCCCGCGCCAACCGGGCGGCGCTCGAACGGCGGCGGCTGGTCCCGCGGATGCTCCGTGACGTGCGCGAACGCGACCTCTCCGTAGAGCTGTTGGGCCGTCCGCTGCCCGCCCCGATGGCCCTCGCGCCCGTCGGCGTGCTGTCGATCCTGCACCCCGACGCCGAGCCGGCGGCCGCGCGCGCGGCGGCGGCGCGCGGCATCCCGTACATCCTCTCCTCCGCGTCCAGCACGCCGATGGAGCAGGTCGCGGAGGCGATGGGGGAGGGGGAGCGGTGGTTCCAGCTGTACTGGCCGAAGGACGTCGAGGTCGCGCGCTCGTTCCTGAGCCGGGCGAAGGCGGCCGGTTACACGGCGCTCGTCGTCACGCTCGACACGCCGATGCTCTCCTGGCGGCCGCGCGACCTCGACCAGGCGTATCTGCCGTTCCTGCACGGGGTCGGGACGGCGAACTACTTCTCCGACCCGGCCTTCCGCGCGGGCCTGGCGAAGCCGGTGGAGGAGGACCCGAACGCGGCCGTGATGCACTTCGTGTCGATGTTCTCCGACCCGGGCAAGACCTGGGCGGACCTGGAGTTCCTGCGCGAGAACTGGGACGGCCCGATCGTCCTCAAGGGCATCCTCCACCCCGACGACGCCCGCGCCGCCGCCGACGCGGGTATGGACGGCGTGGTGGTCTCCAACCACGGAGGCCGTCAGGTGGCCGGCTCGATCGCCGCCGCCGACGCCCTCCCGGCCGTGGCGGACGCGGTCGGCGA contains:
- a CDS encoding dithiol-disulfide isomerase, which codes for MTPVRDAQPPVVTAWSDIGCPWASLALHTLRATAAERGREVLIDHRAFPLELFNRQPTPKHIVDAEVVMLGAHRPELGWRLWDAPAWEYPSSVLPALEAVQAAKAPEVGGLRGSDQLDAGLRKAFYAEHRCIAIHSVILDIAETCPDVDARALEAALARGAGRREVYEQWHEAQGPQIQGSPHFFADGGYAAHNPGATYVFTGDLYNGGFPRLDHYDAGWAGALLDSLAAERVSDGSGPETA
- a CDS encoding CrcB family protein yields the protein MDVRGQLPVVAAVAAGGALGAAARHGASLVWPTPAGAFPWTTFVVNMSGCAAIGVLMVLVTEVAAPPHRLVRPFLGTGVLGGFTTFSTYTLDTQRLLSAGDTARGVAYMGATVVAAMAAVWAATFATRGALARRTR
- a CDS encoding DUF190 domain-containing protein, with product MTRLAGRALRVTILLGESDTWHHRPLYAEIVHRAHEAGLAGASVFRGVEGFGASSLVHTSRLLSLSEDLPVAIVIVDTEDRVRDFLPQLDALVTEGLVILDDCEVIRYVGRERRE
- the crcB gene encoding fluoride efflux transporter CrcB, whose product is MNWLLVLAGAAVGAPLRYLTDRAVQSRHDSVFPWGTFTVNIVGSFVLGLLTGVSSVQTHLLLGAGLCGALTTYSTFSYETLRLYEGGAKGYAAANVAGSLAAGLGAVWLGVEAARAW
- a CDS encoding lactate 2-monooxygenase produces the protein MRMSWADFQYEIYLNGLTGAVPRLPTDLTRLEELTAQRLGPGPVGYVAGSAGDGSTARANRAALERRRLVPRMLRDVRERDLSVELLGRPLPAPMALAPVGVLSILHPDAEPAAARAAAARGIPYILSSASSTPMEQVAEAMGEGERWFQLYWPKDVEVARSFLSRAKAAGYTALVVTLDTPMLSWRPRDLDQAYLPFLHGVGTANYFSDPAFRAGLAKPVEEDPNAAVMHFVSMFSDPGKTWADLEFLRENWDGPIVLKGILHPDDARAAADAGMDGVVVSNHGGRQVAGSIAAADALPAVADAVGDRLTILFDSGVRTGDDIAKALALGADGVLVGRPYAYGLALDGQAGVDHVIRCLLAELDLTLALSGHTTPTTLTRDDLTDAPTA